In Nocardia yunnanensis, one DNA window encodes the following:
- a CDS encoding SDR family NAD(P)-dependent oxidoreductase — protein MLSTYSDLAGKTAVITGGSRGIGAETARQLAAQQAQVCVVGRSKPDLDEVVAQITDAGGTAVAAVADVTSAAELIGVRELVEFEFGRVDVLGVFAGGLGRPTPSAELPEQLWRQVLDSDLTSAFLTVQAFLPMMLAQGSGSIVTMSSSAGRQPSQANLAYGVAKAGIVMMTRHLAAELGPQGIRVNSLAPSSILTEKVAANMPQPVQQQVAAAHPLRRLGETADVAQAALFLASDASSYLSGITIDVAGGRITN, from the coding sequence ATGCTCAGCACTTATTCCGACCTCGCCGGCAAGACCGCGGTCATCACTGGCGGCTCGCGGGGGATCGGCGCCGAGACCGCCAGGCAGCTCGCCGCGCAGCAGGCACAGGTATGCGTGGTCGGTCGGTCCAAACCTGACCTCGACGAGGTGGTCGCCCAGATTACGGATGCCGGTGGGACCGCGGTGGCCGCGGTCGCGGACGTCACCTCGGCGGCCGAGCTGATCGGCGTGCGCGAACTGGTGGAATTCGAGTTCGGCCGGGTGGACGTGCTCGGCGTCTTCGCCGGCGGCCTAGGCCGTCCGACGCCGAGTGCCGAACTGCCGGAACAGCTCTGGCGGCAGGTACTGGATTCGGATCTCACCTCGGCGTTCCTGACCGTGCAGGCTTTCCTGCCGATGATGCTGGCGCAGGGCTCGGGCAGCATCGTCACCATGTCGTCCTCGGCGGGCCGCCAGCCCAGCCAGGCCAACCTCGCCTACGGGGTGGCCAAGGCCGGGATCGTCATGATGACGCGGCACCTCGCCGCCGAACTCGGCCCGCAGGGCATTCGGGTGAATTCCCTTGCGCCGTCGTCGATCCTGACCGAGAAGGTGGCCGCGAACATGCCGCAGCCGGTGCAACAGCAGGTGGCCGCCGCGCACCCGCTGCGGCGGCTGGGGGAGACCGCCGACGTCGCGCAGGCCGCGCTGTTCCTGGCCTCTGACGCGTCGTCGTATCTGAGCGGCATCACCATCGACGTGGCCGGCGGGCGAATCACCAACTGA